Genomic DNA from Niabella ginsenosidivorans:
AATCCCTGGATCACCCGCTGGGCAATTCCGGTCATATCGGGTGTACGATCTGGATGATAAAGGCACTTATACCCTGATAGCAGTGCCCATCAGCCTTAAACGATCCTCTGTTTTGTTTTAAGGCACCATTAGCTCTTCATATAGAACATTAAACATATCAAATAGCCCAAAAATGCATCTGAATTTCATAAATTCATTGTCAGATGCACAGTATATATGCATTTTTTACAATACGGACCGTGTACAGCCTGATACAGCCTGTGTTACCCAGCTGCACTCATCAACCTGGTAAATCTGCTCACTTGTTTAAGATGAAAGAAAATCTAAAAACGCAACAGCGGGTATAAAGCTCAATAACTACCTGTACCCTGCTCTCCTTTTACAATGGCTACGCCGGCACTGCATCCCAGCCTGGTAGCCCCGGCATTTATCAGCTCTTTTGCAAAAGCATAATCGCGGATGCCGCCACTGGCTTTAATTTGAACCTGCGGAGGCAAATGTTTCTTAAACAGCTGAACGGCATGCACACTGGCCCCTTTTTCTGCATAGCCGGTTGAGGTTTTCAGGTAATCAATGCCCGCTGCGCCATATAATTCGCAGCACCTGATGATTTCATCATCCGTTAATACGCCGCTTTCAATGATCACTTTAATTACTTTGCCTTTTTCTTTAATTACCGGCAGCAGGTGGTTGATCTCATTGGCCAGGTATTGCCAGTCGTTATTTTTCAATGCGATCAGGTTGAGCACTATATCCAGTTCGTCTGCCCCGTCAACCAATGCCAGTACTACCTCGGCCAGCTTGGCTTCAATAGCTGAATACCCAAAAGGGAATCCTATGACGGTGGCTGTTTTAACAGGTGTGCCCTGCAATAGTTCTTTTGCCTTTTTTACAAAAGGCGGAGGTACGCAAACCGCCGCAAAGCCGTATTCTTTTGCTTCGCTGCACAGTTTTTCAATATCGCTGACCAGTGTGGTTGGCTTTAAAATAGTATGATCAATATATTTTGCTACGTTCATCAGTTGTTATTTTAGAATACAAACTTCGGGTAAATTCCGGAATGAAAAAGAAAAAATAAGCCCGTATCACAGGTAGTCAGCCCCGCAGTAATTACCGTTGATAGCATTTACAAGTATATAAGACTTATGCATTACCGTTCCAATTGCTGAAACCGGGTACCGTTCTTAACCGTTATGGCCGATCCTTCTGCCAGGAATACAGAAGCAGGCTGCCGGTTGTTCAAAAAAGCAAACGATCTGCCATATGTTTTTTCAAAATCCACATCCAGCCAATAATCCAGCACATCATACACCTGCCACCGGGGATGTGTTACTTCATATGCTGAGGTGGTGCTTTCATTTACTTTAGCATATCCCCAGTAATTCTCCGTTATAAAGGCAGCTTCACTGTCATCAGCCATATCTTTCAACAGCGTGCCTGCCACTGCCCGCATCACATGCCAGCGTTTTCCCTTACACCACCGGTAGGTGAACTGCTGTTTATCTTCCCTGCGGATCTGTTGCATAATTCATCAGGATCAGCTTTCTCCGCTCTGCAGACAGAGAATTCCTTTTTGCACGATCTATAAAGTTATCAGCCCATTTGATCCCTGCAAACATAAGCAGACACAAAGGAGTCCGCTAAAAGCCGCTATAGCATTCATTTCTTTAAAAGATTCCCGCAGCTACCCTTATCTTTGCGGAAATTTTCTGGTATGTTTCGTACGCAAACCTGCGGTGCCCTAAGGATCGCAGATGTAAATAAAGAAGTGACCCTGGCTGGTTGGGTGCAAACCGTTCGTAAGTTTGGCAGCATTACTTTTGTGGATCTGAGGGATCGTTATGGTATTACCCAACTATTGTTTTCGGAAGCATTGAATGACCAGCTGGATGCCAACCCTCTGGGCCGCGAGTTTGTATTGCAGGTAAAAGGAACCGTAAGTGAGCGCAGCAATAAAAATAAAAATATCCCTACCGGTGATATTGAAATACTGGTAGATGCATTTACAATACTGAATAAAAGCATAACGCCCCCGTTTACCATACAGGATGATACCGACGGGGGGGATGATCTGCGGATGAAATACCGGTATCTGGACCTGCGCCGTAATGCCGTAAAAAAGAACCTGGAGCTCCGGTATGCTGTAAACCGGGCTACAAGAGATTACCTGCACCAGCAGGGCTTTATGGATATTGAAACGCCATTCCTGATCAAATCTACACCGGAAGGAGCAAGAGACTTTGTGGTGCCCTCCCGTATGAACCCCGGCGAGTTTTATGCGCTGCCCCAATCGCCCCAAACCTTTAAGCAATTACTGATGGTAAGCGGATATGACCGTTATTACCAGATCGTAAAATGTTTCCGGGATGAAGACCTGCGGGCCGACCGCCAGCCGGAATTTACCCAGATTGACTGTGAAATGTCTTTTGTAGAACAGGAAGACATTCTGAATATGTTTGAAAACCTGATCAAATATATTTTTAAAACGGTAAAGGATATCAACTACACAGAAACGGTAGAACGCATGAGCTGGGAAGAAGCCATGTGGCAGTATGGCAATGATAAACCAGATACCCGCTTTGGCATGCAACTGCTGAACCTTAAATTCCCGCAGTACGTTTTCACCCAAAAACAAAGCAATGCCCATCTGATCGATGGTGCCGGCTTTGGCGTGTTCGACAGTGCAGAAACCGTTATTGCCATTGCTGTTCCGGGCTGTAGTGAATATAGCCGCAAACAAACAGACGAATTAACAGAATGGGTAAAACGCCCGCAGATCGGAATGAAGGGATTGGTATTTATTAAATATAATACAGACGGCACCTTCAAAAGCAGCGTTGATAAATTTTATAATGAAGCGCAGTTAAAGGCAATAGCTGCCGCTGCACAGGCGCAACCCGGCGATCTGATCCTGATTTTAGCGGGGCCGGAAGAACGTACCCGCAAAGCAGTCAGTGAACTGCGCCTGGAGATGGGGAAACGTCTTGAGCTGAGGAAGGACAATGAGTTCAAATTGTTGTGGGTACTGGATTTCCCGTTGTTTGAGTACGCTGAAGATGAAAATCGCTGGGTGGCAAGGCACCATCCTTTTACTGCTCCCAAGCCGGGAGATATTGAAACAATGATCAGCAATGATCCGAAAATTGAAAATGCATCGGATTACCTGAAGCACCCTTACGCCCATATAAAAGCAAATGCCTATGATATGGTGCTGAACGGAAATGAGATCGGTGGCGGCAGCATCCGTATTTACCAGAAAGAGCTGCAACAGAAAATGTTTGAGGCACTGGGTATGGATGCGCAGGAGCAGCAGCATAAATTCGGGTTCCTTTTAGGCGCTTTTGAGTATGGCGCGCCACCGCATGGGGGTATCGCCTTCGGGTTCGACCGCCTGTGCGCTATCTTGGGTGGCAGCGAAAGCATCCGCGATTTCATAGCGTTCCCCAAGAACAACAGCGGCCGTGATGTAATGCTGGATGCACCGGCAGGTATTGACGACAAACAACTTAATGAGCTGCAGATCCAATTGAACCCGCAATAGCAATTGCGGCCTGTAGCCAGAATATTAAAAATACAAATCATGTCTGTAAATAAGGAAGTAAAAAGAGTGACCACGCACACACTGGCAAAAATGAAAGAAGCCGGTGAAAAGATCAGCATGCTCACCGCTTATGATTTTTCCTTTGCCCGTATTATAGACAGCGCCGGCATTGATGTGATTTTGGTAGGCGATTCTGCCTCCAATGTTATGGCCGGGCATGAAACCACTTTACCAATCACTTTAGACCAGATGATCTACCACGCCCAATCGGTTATCCGGGGTGTAAAACGTTGCCTGGTGGTAGTGGACCTCCCTTTTGGCTCCTATCAGTCCAATTCTGAAATAGCGCTGGCTTCAGCCATCCGTATTATGAAAGAGACCGGCGCACATGCGGTAAAATTAGAAGGTGGTGAAGAGGTGGTAGATTCCATAAAAAAAATAACCTCTGCCGGCATTCCTGTAATGGGGCACCTGGGGCTGACGCCACAATCGATTTATCAATTCGGTACTTATGCTGTACGCGCAAAAGAAGAAGCAGAGGCCAGTAAATTGCTGAAAGACGTTGAACTGGTTCAGGAAGCCGGGGCCTTTGCATTGGTGCTGGAAAAAATACCCGCAGCGCTTACCCAACAGGCTACTGACAAACTAAAGATACCGGTGATTGGCATCGGCGCAGGGCCGCATTGCGATGGGCAGGTACTGGTTATGCACGATATGCTGGGCATTAATACAGAGTTTAAGCCAAAGTTCTTACGGCAATACCTGAATATTTTTGAGCAGGCAACAAAAGCAGTTCAAAATTATATTGCAGATGTAAAATCCGGTGATTTTCCTAATGAACAGGAGCAGTATTAAATATAAAATTTAGAATTTAAAATTTCTCACTAAAACTTATACCGGAGAGCAATTTTAAAGCTTCGGCCAACTAACGGGCGAGCTATAAAGGAAGTAGCCCCGGCATCATTACTCTGGAACTCCCCCTGACGTGGATTCCCTTCAGTAAGGCCCAGAGAATTGCCAAGATTATCAATCACCCCGAAAATTGAAATTTTGTCGTTCAGTTTCACCTGGGCATTCACATCAATTTTTGTATAGCCCGGAAGCGACACAGAATTTGCCACATCTACATAGCGTTCTCCTTCGTATTCGACAACTGTTTGCAGGCGCAGGCGATCGCGGAAAAAATTGAAACCGGGAATAACCCTTAATGAAGTTGCCGGCACCCTGATGAGCTGGTTATTATTATAATCGATCAATGTTCCTGAATTATCCGTATAGACATATCCTTTATATTGACCATGCTGTAAGGTAGCGGTAGCTGAAATATCAAACCATTTTACGGGATAATAACCGCCTTCCAGCTCCAGCCCAAGGGTTTGGGTATTTGCATACAGGTTTTCCTGGGTCTGATTTCCATCCGGATTAAAAACATAGTTGGTAAAGCCCACATTATTGTACCTGGTCCAAAAGCCCGTAGCATACAGCGAAAGCACCGTACTGCTGTATTTATATCCTATTTCCCCAAGCTGCATTGTTTGAGTTACAGGTTCTGCAGTGGCGTTGGTTACATAAGAACCCAGGCCCGGAATGCGTGCTGCGGAAGTATAGCGGGCAAAGGCGCCCATATTATTTGAGAACTGATAATTGGCACCCACCGTCCAGGTAGTAAAATTAAAGCCACGGTTATAGCTTTGGAAGATCCCATTGCCGGTTAAAATATTAGACGTTGCAAAGGTTCCCAGGTCTACACTCTTTGTTTGTTCTACCACACCTTTTGTTTGTGCATTTTCCCAGCGCAACCCTGCATCAATACGAAATGCAGGAGTTATTTGCCACTCGTCACTAACATAAACCGCATTGGTGGTCTGCTCACCATGCGCATCCGCCCATTCATATCCATACCGGTAGATTCCATTATCCGTAAATGTTTTTAGTACCTTTCCACTGGCATCCATGGCTACAAGATTCAGTAGCCGGGCATTATCCTGAACGTCCAGCAATGCAACAGAAGAATACCTGCTAAAATCTTCGTCGAAGTGAGAATAATAGTACCCAAAATTAAAATCGTGTTTTGAAGAACCGGTAACAAATACATGCGAAAGGTGCAAATCATTTGCAATTTCGGTCAGTGGCAGTGTAAGCCCCCGGATGCCGCCAAGGATTACAAGGCCATTGCCGTTCTGAGTTGTATTATCAAAAGTTGTACCGGTACTTACATACTGCAATCCTAAGCGCTGTGCACCCGGAACAGTGGCGAGCAGGGCTGATTGGCTTGACAGCAATGAATCGGCTGTAAGTAGCGTATTCGGGTACACGCCATTGCGCTGCGTCTGTGTGTTATCATAACGGATCGTATTTTTTAAGATCCAGTTATCAAAGATCTCCGTTTTAAACCGGGCTGTCAGCTGGCTTCTTTTTACAGATGTTCCAACCGTATTGTCAAAATGGTACAGGCTGCCGTCTCCCTGGATCATATTGACTCTTTCTGTTTCAGGGCCGGCAATTGTTCCGTAATTACCATCAAACCCCGGCACGGCTACTATTTTCCCGCTCTTACGCGTCATAGGAATTCCCAAATAAAAAATCACGTTATCATCCAACCGCTTAAAATCGATATCAAAGGATGATTTTTCCCATTTCTTACCGATCGAGACCCTGAACTGGCCTCCGTGGTTGCCACTGAAACCGGGATCGCGCACTCCCGTTCCTGTGCGGTAAAACCCGCCTGCCGATAATTTCCAGCCATCCCCCACCGGCGCTCCTACCCAAAAATCGCCGCGATAGAAATTATCGCTCCCCAGGCCCAGTTTAAAAATGCCTTCTGTTTTATTGCCAACAGCGCGTGGAATATAATTGACCGCTCCTGCGGGTGCATTTGAATAAAACACAGAGGAAGGGCCGCCCCGGACCACTTCAATAGACTGAATGGTTTCATCCAGACGAAACACCTGGTCCACATTCAGGTAGCCCAATGCGGGATCGTGTTGCACGGGAATGCCGTCTTCCAGTAGCTGGATGGATCCGTAACCATCTACAGGAACCCCTCTTGCCCTTACATTTCCGCTTCCTTCACCGCCGGATGATTCCACCCAGAAACCCGGCACAGATTTTAAGGCCTCGGTAACACTTGTAGGCGCCTGCAGGCTAAGCGCATTATATCCTATGGTTGTAACCGAATAGCTGGTTTCCAGTTTGGTGCGGTTTTGGGCGCCGGCGCGTCCGGTCACAATCACTTCCTTTAAATCATTCGCTGTCGATCGTAATTGAATCAGCAACGATTTGCCGGAATTGGCCGCCATATTATAATCGGATAAGGTCTGGGTTTGAAAACCAACATGGGAGACCACAAATGAATAAGAAGCTCCTGCCGGTAAATTGTGATAAGTGAAAATACCTGAGGAATCTGTTTGCGTGGCATCCGTTTGACCGGTGCTTTTATTCTTTGCCAGAACAGAAGCATTGGCTATCGGCATTCCGTTCTCATCAGTTACCTTACCTGTTATTTCACTGCCGTTTTGCGCATTTCCAATAACCCGGATATGACAACATATTGCCAGTAATAAAAGATACAGGAGTTGCCTGGTTTTGATAGTTGATGGGATCATAAACTGATTATAAGGTTTATTTTTTATTATATGATTTACAAAACTTCAGGCACCTGCGGGATCACACTTGACTATCTGCGAAACGCAAAGATCTTAAAACTTCAAAACATCAGTATTTCCTTATTATTAATTTTTATGATCTCAAATGGAGGTTGCGTCAGGCATATTTTATCGTTATATTTCAAAAAGGCAAACTTTTTTTCGGGAATTTATAAACTAAAAATAGCCAAGTTTAATCGAATAAGCAAATCTGAGGCAAACAGGAATGATTGGATGATTCCCATGTTTGAGCAAAAAAGCAGCTGATGGTAAGTTCCGTTTATAGATTTAGCAGCAACCACCCGGGCTTTTATAGTAAAATTTGCGGTATGAGGTCTCCGGCTTATACATTCATTCTATGTTCTTCAGCGCCTGTATCGCTAAAAGAAAACGGCCTTTTTTGTAATGAAGTTTTAAACTTCTATGAATATATCTTGAGGGTAAAAAAGTAATGGCAGCCCAAGCCCATGCGTTACAATGCCGTTCTGTAATATAAAATAAAAATCAATTTTAATAAATACAATGCATTGCAATTCATTAATTTATTCTATTTAAAATTTTATATTCTATATTTCTTATTCTTTATTTATTATTTCCTGTTCCTTATTTCTCATTTCACCACCACCCCTTCCAGGTCGTAATCATAGGCCCTTTCAATTTTCACATTATAGAATTCACCGGTCTTTAACGGAGCAGTTCCGGCAATGATCACTTCATTATCCACTTCCACACTGTCAAATTCCGTACGGCCAATATAACGCCCGGCTTCCTTTTTATCGATCAGTGTTTTGAACGTTTTTCCTACTTTTTCCTGGTTCAGCTCATAAGAGAGCTCCTGCTGGAACTCCATTATTTCCTGTGCCCTCCGCTCCTTTTCTTCCTGCGGAATGGTGTCAGCCAGTGCATAAGCGCTGGTATCTTCTTCATGCGAGTAAGTAAAAATACCCACACGGTCAAAGCGTTCTTTTGCTAAAAACTGTTTCAATTCTTCTATATCATCCAATGTTTCCCCCGGGAAGCCCGCGATCAGCGTGGTACGCAGGCAAATACCGGGCACTTTTTCGCGGATAGCACTTACCAGGTCTTCCATTTCCCCCCGGGTGATCTGGCGTTTCATGGCCTTCAGCATGTTATCAGATGCATGCTGCAGGGGCATATCCAGGTAATTGCAGATATTGTCCCGCTCCCGCATCACATCCAGCACCTCCAGAGGAAATTTGGTAGGATATGCATAATGCAGGCGGATCCACTCCAGGCCTTTAATATCCGCCAGCCGGTTCAGCAGATCGGGCAGCATTCTTTTCTTATAAATATCCAGGCCGTAATAAGTCAGCTCCTGGGCGATCAGCATCATTTCCTTTACGCCCATCTTCACCAGGTTCTCCGCTTCTGCCACCAGTTGATCAACAGGCCTGCTCACATGCCGGCCGCGCATTAAAGGAATGGCACAAAAAGAACAGGTACGGTTACAGCCTTCTGAAATTTTTAGATACGCATAATGTTTAGGAGTGGTCAGCAGGCGCTCGCCTAATAATTCTGCTTTATAATCTGCTTCAAACTGCTTCAGGATCAGCGGCAGCTCCATTGTGCCGAAAAAAGCATCCACTTCCGGAATCGCTTCCTCAAGGTTATTTTTATAGCGCTCGCTTAAGCAACCGGTCACATATACTTTATCCAGCTGACCCTGCTTTTTATATTCTACCTGTTCCAGGATGGTATTGATGCTTTCCTCTTTCGCCTTATCAATAAAACCGCAGGTGTTGACCACAACAATATTATGATCGAACTTCTTATTCTCATGCACCACGTCAATTTCATTCGCCTTCAGCTGGCCACTCAGCACCTCGCTGTCCACCATATTTTTACTGCACCCCAGGGTAATAATATTGACCTTATCTTTTTTTAATGTTTTTGCTTTCAAAACCGGATTACTGTTTTTAAGGGTGCAAAGGTACAACTAAGGAGCGGAAATGCTCAAAATGCTTCGGTAGTAGTGCTGAGCAACTCATAATTAGCCAATTACAATCAGGTTTATTTAGGGCACGTCCGAAAATTTATCTGCAATTCTGAAAACATTGTTGTATGATACTACAGCGGACAGAAAGGCCCTTTTTACAAATGTACTGCATTTATTGCAGTGCCAGCACCGCATTCAGTACTGCGCTTTCAATACGTTTTTGCCGCCGGTAGCTGCTGTCTGCGGTATTCAGTTCAACCTTATATTTTACAAAATCTTTCCCCAGTGCGGCTATCGTAACAACAATCTCACTATCCGGAGCAAGATCCGGCAGCGACCTCAGCCCCGGCTCCAGTTGTTGCTTTAAAAACCCCGCATCTTTTTTTTCTGCTACGGGCAGTTCAAACTGAACAGAGAGCTTACTGGAAAACTGTGCCGATTTATTAATGACCACTGCCGTAAAAACAAGGTTGTTAGGTATCAGCACCATCGCTTCCTCCTCGTTCAGGATCACAATATTTGAAAGTGTAATATCAATGATCTTTCCGGAATGGTCGCCTATTTTAATGTGATCGCCGATAGAAAACTGATCAGAGAACATAATAAGCAAACCGCTGATCATGTTGGTAATATATTCTCTGAAGATCACCACAATGGCCATTGCTACAATGGTCATACTGGTAATAAATTCTTTGGGGTCAATACCAAAGGCGATCATTATTGCTATTACAAAAAAAACCACGTTTAAAATAGCAGCCACGCGGTTAATGCCCAGTACAAAGTTTCCTCTCACTTTCTGCGAAGCATGGCGCCGGTTATAAAATGCAACAAGGATAAACTTACCGATAGAGATCATTACGCTGGTGGTAAGAAAAAGATTGGCCCCGTAGGCCACCTGTTCCAGAACCGGGTGCGCTTCATAAAATGCAGCTATGTACAAAAAAGAAAAATTCAGCACCACCCATACCAGCGCCCTCAAAATAAATGAAACAGGTACCCTTTTCTTTTGTTCTTCCATCAGTGCAATTTAATGACCCGGCTCATTATTTTAAAATGAATTTCAAATATTCAGCAGCCACATCTGCCATCACTTTGCTTCGCAGACCAGCGCCGGTTCTGTTCCCGGGCTTTTTTACAATAAAAATACAACAGTAGTTCATAAAAACGGTCCGTTACCTGAATGATTCAATATACCTGCTCTGCCCTCTTTCGGTTTTATGCACGCATGTGGATTTTAATATTTGCTTTGGTTAGCACCACCTGCTATCTTTGACCGGATGGATGATAAAAATGAAATGAACGCATTGCTCAACCTGATTGATGACCCAGACAGGGAGATCTACGAGGCCGTCAGCAATCGCATTATTTCTTATGGACCGCCCGTGATACCTACCCTGGAGCATTTGTGGGAAACGACCGCTGATTCAGTGGTGCAGGAACGCATTGAACTGCTGATCCACCGCCTTTATTTTTCCGGGCTGCTGGCAGATTTTAATGAATGGAATAACGCAGGCCACCATGAATTAATGCCGGCGCTTTTACTGATCACAAAATTCCTGTACCCCGAAATGCAAGCGGCTAAAGTATTGCATAACGTAGAGCGTTTGCGGAGAAATATCTGGCTGGAGCTGAATAATTACCTCACGCCCCTGGAGCAGGTAAATATCATCAACAGCATTATTTATAACTACATCGGTATTAAGGGCACCACCAACAATACAGAGCGCCCGAATGAATACTTACTCCCCAAGATCCTTGAATCAAAAAAGGGCAATCAAACCGGCCTTGGATCTTTATACCTGTTACTGGTTGAAATGCTGGATATTCCTATACGCCTGATGCGCGTGCCCCATCAGTTTGTGCTGGGCTACTGCAAACCCGGACTGGGCAGCACCAGCGGAAACTACGAAGTGGATTTTTTTATAGAACCTTCATTAGGGCAGGTTTTTACACATAACGACCTGCGGCATTATCTTTCAAAGATCGCCGTTGAAAATAAACCCGAATATTTAAAGCCCCGGTCTAACCTTGAAGTGATCTGCCAGATCATTACCGATTTCAGGGAATGTTTTAACAATGATCAGCAGCAGGTGCAGTATGAAGAATTAAGTGAGCTGATCCGGTTGCTTTGCTCATAACATATATACTCCTATTCCTTTTGCGGGTGCCTGCAAGGGCTCAGCACTTTGTCCTCAAGATCACTCATTTTATTCTTTGTAACACCGTTCAGCCTTTAAAAGACAGTGTCACCCTGAGTTTTTTATTTGCGTTGCAAAAACAAAGAGGCGATGACAAGTTTTTTACCGTCACCTCTACCGAAGCGGAGAGGTCTCTTCATGAGTTAGAGATGCCTCGGCTGCGCTCGGCATGACGATACGTGTGATTGATCTCCAATGTATAAGGTAACATGTTATTGGCAGCCTCACGAAGGGTGAGGTTGCAATCGAATCATGGTTCGTCAGGCTGTTAATTAGAAGTGGTATAATATTTTGATAATCAATAATATACAAGCACTTCATTTTAACCGCAGCCTGCCCGAATGGTACAGGCGGGCGAAGCGGAGTGGAGAAATCTCCACAGAGTTAGAGACCCCTCGGTTTCGCTGCGCTCCACTCGGAGTGACGCTTGCAAGGAACCTGTCATTTTAAAGAGTTTAATTTTCCTATTATTTGTGCCTCAGCCTGACATACCTTCACCTGGTGCAATTTAAAAGTCTAAATGGTATAACAGTTCGGATCGCGAACTCTTATACTGTCACCTCCTGGCAGCAAGGGATCTCCCCGGTATTCTACAGATATGCGAACCGTGGAAATGCAACCCATCCGCCCTATTTAAACGTTACAGGACAGCTAATGGCCTGTGCCGCCGCCGCATGGGGATAGGCCGGACTGATAAAGGGAATGCCGAGGTTAAGCCCCCGCAGGATGATCAAAACAGCCGCTACGGCCATAAAATAAGAAGGGAGTTTCCGCATTTTATTTCTTAGCGAGAAAGATACATGATGACCGGTTAGCATCAGCAAACCCATAAGGGGAAGCGTGCCCATACCAAATGCCGCCATAAATACCC
This window encodes:
- the rimO gene encoding 30S ribosomal protein S12 methylthiotransferase RimO, which translates into the protein MKAKTLKKDKVNIITLGCSKNMVDSEVLSGQLKANEIDVVHENKKFDHNIVVVNTCGFIDKAKEESINTILEQVEYKKQGQLDKVYVTGCLSERYKNNLEEAIPEVDAFFGTMELPLILKQFEADYKAELLGERLLTTPKHYAYLKISEGCNRTCSFCAIPLMRGRHVSRPVDQLVAEAENLVKMGVKEMMLIAQELTYYGLDIYKKRMLPDLLNRLADIKGLEWIRLHYAYPTKFPLEVLDVMRERDNICNYLDMPLQHASDNMLKAMKRQITRGEMEDLVSAIREKVPGICLRTTLIAGFPGETLDDIEELKQFLAKERFDRVGIFTYSHEEDTSAYALADTIPQEEKERRAQEIMEFQQELSYELNQEKVGKTFKTLIDKKEAGRYIGRTEFDSVEVDNEVIIAGTAPLKTGEFYNVKIERAYDYDLEGVVVK
- a CDS encoding transglutaminase-like domain-containing protein; translation: MLWLAPPAIFDRMDDKNEMNALLNLIDDPDREIYEAVSNRIISYGPPVIPTLEHLWETTADSVVQERIELLIHRLYFSGLLADFNEWNNAGHHELMPALLLITKFLYPEMQAAKVLHNVERLRRNIWLELNNYLTPLEQVNIINSIIYNYIGIKGTTNNTERPNEYLLPKILESKKGNQTGLGSLYLLLVEMLDIPIRLMRVPHQFVLGYCKPGLGSTSGNYEVDFFIEPSLGQVFTHNDLRHYLSKIAVENKPEYLKPRSNLEVICQIITDFRECFNNDQQQVQYEELSELIRLLCS
- the panB gene encoding 3-methyl-2-oxobutanoate hydroxymethyltransferase produces the protein MSVNKEVKRVTTHTLAKMKEAGEKISMLTAYDFSFARIIDSAGIDVILVGDSASNVMAGHETTLPITLDQMIYHAQSVIRGVKRCLVVVDLPFGSYQSNSEIALASAIRIMKETGAHAVKLEGGEEVVDSIKKITSAGIPVMGHLGLTPQSIYQFGTYAVRAKEEAEASKLLKDVELVQEAGAFALVLEKIPAALTQQATDKLKIPVIGIGAGPHCDGQVLVMHDMLGINTEFKPKFLRQYLNIFEQATKAVQNYIADVKSGDFPNEQEQY
- a CDS encoding mechanosensitive ion channel family protein yields the protein MEEQKKRVPVSFILRALVWVVLNFSFLYIAAFYEAHPVLEQVAYGANLFLTTSVMISIGKFILVAFYNRRHASQKVRGNFVLGINRVAAILNVVFFVIAIMIAFGIDPKEFITSMTIVAMAIVVIFREYITNMISGLLIMFSDQFSIGDHIKIGDHSGKIIDITLSNIVILNEEEAMVLIPNNLVFTAVVINKSAQFSSKLSVQFELPVAEKKDAGFLKQQLEPGLRSLPDLAPDSEIVVTIAALGKDFVKYKVELNTADSSYRRQKRIESAVLNAVLALQ
- the aspS gene encoding aspartate--tRNA ligase codes for the protein MFRTQTCGALRIADVNKEVTLAGWVQTVRKFGSITFVDLRDRYGITQLLFSEALNDQLDANPLGREFVLQVKGTVSERSNKNKNIPTGDIEILVDAFTILNKSITPPFTIQDDTDGGDDLRMKYRYLDLRRNAVKKNLELRYAVNRATRDYLHQQGFMDIETPFLIKSTPEGARDFVVPSRMNPGEFYALPQSPQTFKQLLMVSGYDRYYQIVKCFRDEDLRADRQPEFTQIDCEMSFVEQEDILNMFENLIKYIFKTVKDINYTETVERMSWEEAMWQYGNDKPDTRFGMQLLNLKFPQYVFTQKQSNAHLIDGAGFGVFDSAETVIAIAVPGCSEYSRKQTDELTEWVKRPQIGMKGLVFIKYNTDGTFKSSVDKFYNEAQLKAIAAAAQAQPGDLILILAGPEERTRKAVSELRLEMGKRLELRKDNEFKLLWVLDFPLFEYAEDENRWVARHHPFTAPKPGDIETMISNDPKIENASDYLKHPYAHIKANAYDMVLNGNEIGGGSIRIYQKELQQKMFEALGMDAQEQQHKFGFLLGAFEYGAPPHGGIAFGFDRLCAILGGSESIRDFIAFPKNNSGRDVMLDAPAGIDDKQLNELQIQLNPQ
- a CDS encoding DUF2071 domain-containing protein, translating into MQQIRREDKQQFTYRWCKGKRWHVMRAVAGTLLKDMADDSEAAFITENYWGYAKVNESTTSAYEVTHPRWQVYDVLDYWLDVDFEKTYGRSFAFLNNRQPASVFLAEGSAITVKNGTRFQQLER
- the deoC gene encoding deoxyribose-phosphate aldolase, whose product is MNVAKYIDHTILKPTTLVSDIEKLCSEAKEYGFAAVCVPPPFVKKAKELLQGTPVKTATVIGFPFGYSAIEAKLAEVVLALVDGADELDIVLNLIALKNNDWQYLANEINHLLPVIKEKGKVIKVIIESGVLTDDEIIRCCELYGAAGIDYLKTSTGYAEKGASVHAVQLFKKHLPPQVQIKASGGIRDYAFAKELINAGATRLGCSAGVAIVKGEQGTGSY
- a CDS encoding TonB-dependent receptor; amino-acid sequence: MIPSTIKTRQLLYLLLLAICCHIRVIGNAQNGSEITGKVTDENGMPIANASVLAKNKSTGQTDATQTDSSGIFTYHNLPAGASYSFVVSHVGFQTQTLSDYNMAANSGKSLLIQLRSTANDLKEVIVTGRAGAQNRTKLETSYSVTTIGYNALSLQAPTSVTEALKSVPGFWVESSGGEGSGNVRARGVPVDGYGSIQLLEDGIPVQHDPALGYLNVDQVFRLDETIQSIEVVRGGPSSVFYSNAPAGAVNYIPRAVGNKTEGIFKLGLGSDNFYRGDFWVGAPVGDGWKLSAGGFYRTGTGVRDPGFSGNHGGQFRVSIGKKWEKSSFDIDFKRLDDNVIFYLGIPMTRKSGKIVAVPGFDGNYGTIAGPETERVNMIQGDGSLYHFDNTVGTSVKRSQLTARFKTEIFDNWILKNTIRYDNTQTQRNGVYPNTLLTADSLLSSQSALLATVPGAQRLGLQYVSTGTTFDNTTQNGNGLVILGGIRGLTLPLTEIANDLHLSHVFVTGSSKHDFNFGYYYSHFDEDFSRYSSVALLDVQDNARLLNLVAMDASGKVLKTFTDNGIYRYGYEWADAHGEQTTNAVYVSDEWQITPAFRIDAGLRWENAQTKGVVEQTKSVDLGTFATSNILTGNGIFQSYNRGFNFTTWTVGANYQFSNNMGAFARYTSAARIPGLGSYVTNATAEPVTQTMQLGEIGYKYSSTVLSLYATGFWTRYNNVGFTNYVFNPDGNQTQENLYANTQTLGLELEGGYYPVKWFDISATATLQHGQYKGYVYTDNSGTLIDYNNNQLIRVPATSLRVIPGFNFFRDRLRLQTVVEYEGERYVDVANSVSLPGYTKIDVNAQVKLNDKISIFGVIDNLGNSLGLTEGNPRQGEFQSNDAGATSFIARPLVGRSFKIALRYKF